A stretch of Dama dama isolate Ldn47 chromosome 22, ASM3311817v1, whole genome shotgun sequence DNA encodes these proteins:
- the TMEM184B gene encoding transmembrane protein 184B isoform X1, protein MTVRGAALAPDPASPTTAAASPSISVIPEGSPTAMEQPVFLMTTAAQAISGFFVWTALLITCHQIYMHLRCYSCPNEQRYIVRILFIVPIYAFDSWLSLLFFTNDQYYVYFGTVRDCYEALVIYNFLSLCYEYLGGESSIMSEIRGKPIESSCMYGTCCLWGKTYSIGFLRFCKQATLQFCVVKPLMAVSTVVLQAFGKYRDGDFDVTSGYLYVTIIYNISVSLALYALFLFYFATRELLSPYSPVLKFFMVKSVIFLSFWQGMLLAILEKCGAIPKIHSARVSVGEGTVAAGYQDFIICVEMFFAALALRHAFTYKVYADKRLDAQGRCAPMKSISSSLKETMNPHDIVQDAIHNFSPAYQQYTQQSTLEPGPTWRGAAHGLSRSHSLSSGRDNEKTLLLSSDDEF, encoded by the exons ATGACCGTGAGGGGGGCCGCGCTGGCCCCGGATCCAGCGTCACCCACCACGGCAGCAGCCTCGCCCAGCATCTCCGTGATCCCTGAGGGTAGCCCCACGGCCATGGAGCAGCCCGTGTTCCTGATGACAACTGCTGCTCAGGCCATCTCTGGCTTCTTCGTTTGGACAGCCCTGCTCATCACCTGCCACCAG ATCTACATGCACCTGCGCTGCTACAGCTGCCCCAACGAGCAGCGCTACATTGTCCGCATCctcttcattgtgcccatctacGCCTTCGACTCCTGGCTCAGCCTCCTTTTCTTCACCAACGACCAGTACTACGTGTACTTCGGCACCGTGCGTGACTGCTACGAGG CCTTGGTCATCTATAATTTCCTGAGCCTGTGCTATGAATACCTCGGGGGGGAAAGTTCCATCATGTCAGAGATCAGAGGGAAGCCTATCGA GTCCAGCTGTATGTATGGCACCTGCTGCCTCTGGGGAAAGACTTACTCCATCGGGTTCCTACGGTTCTGCAAGCAG GCCACCCTGCAGTTCTGCGTGGTGAAGCCGCTCATGGCTGTCAGCACCGTGGTCCTCCAGGCCTTCGGCAAGTACCGGGATGGTGACTTTGA CGTCACCAGCGGCTACCTCTACGTGACCATCATCTACAACATCTCCGTCAGCTTGGCCCTCTATGCCCTCTTCCTCTTCTACTTTGCCACCCGGGAGCTGCTCAGCCCTTACAGCCCCGTCCTCAAGTTCTTCATGGTCAAGTCTgtcatctttctttccttctggcaAG GCATGCTCCTGGCCATCCTGGAGAAGTGTGGGGCCATCCCCAAGATCCACTCGGCCCGTGTGTCGGTGGGTGAGGGCACCGTGGCTGCTGGCTACCAGGACTTCATCATCTGCGTGGAGATGTTCTTTGCAGCTCTGGCCCTGCGGCATGCCTTCACCTACAAGGTCTATGCCGACAAGAGGCTGGACGCACAAG GCCGCTGTGCCCCCATGAAGAGCATCTCCAGCAGCCTCAAGGAGACCATGAACCCCCACGACATCGTGCAGGATGCCATCCACAACTTCTCGCCTGCCTACCAGCAGTACACGCAGCAGTCCACCCTGGAGCCCGGGCCGACCTGGCGCGGGGCCGCCCATGGCCTCTCCCGCTCCCACAGCCTCAGCAGTGGCCGCGACAACGAGAAGACGCTCCTGCTCAGCTCCGACGACGAGTTCTAG
- the TMEM184B gene encoding transmembrane protein 184B isoform X2, translated as MTVRGAALAPDPASPTTAAASPSISVIPEGSPTAMEQPVFLMTTAAQAISGFFVWTALLITCHQIYMHLRCYSCPNEQRYIVRILFIVPIYAFDSWLSLLFFTNDQYYVYFGTVRDCYEALVIYNFLSLCYEYLGGESSIMSEIRGKPIESSCMYGTCCLWGKTYSIGFLRFCKQATLQFCVVKPLMAVSTVVLQAFGKYRDGDFDVTSGYLYVTIIYNISVSLALYALFLFYFATRELLSPYSPVLKFFMVKSVIFLSFWQGMLLAILEKCGAIPKIHSARVSVGEGTVAAGYQDFIICVEMFFAALALRHAFTYKVYADKRLDAQVPTYGPYGRFHCQSVRLSCTPVLVPVTSMSLSLAPSLCPRLLPHKHPWAQRAPAKSCPP; from the exons ATGACCGTGAGGGGGGCCGCGCTGGCCCCGGATCCAGCGTCACCCACCACGGCAGCAGCCTCGCCCAGCATCTCCGTGATCCCTGAGGGTAGCCCCACGGCCATGGAGCAGCCCGTGTTCCTGATGACAACTGCTGCTCAGGCCATCTCTGGCTTCTTCGTTTGGACAGCCCTGCTCATCACCTGCCACCAG ATCTACATGCACCTGCGCTGCTACAGCTGCCCCAACGAGCAGCGCTACATTGTCCGCATCctcttcattgtgcccatctacGCCTTCGACTCCTGGCTCAGCCTCCTTTTCTTCACCAACGACCAGTACTACGTGTACTTCGGCACCGTGCGTGACTGCTACGAGG CCTTGGTCATCTATAATTTCCTGAGCCTGTGCTATGAATACCTCGGGGGGGAAAGTTCCATCATGTCAGAGATCAGAGGGAAGCCTATCGA GTCCAGCTGTATGTATGGCACCTGCTGCCTCTGGGGAAAGACTTACTCCATCGGGTTCCTACGGTTCTGCAAGCAG GCCACCCTGCAGTTCTGCGTGGTGAAGCCGCTCATGGCTGTCAGCACCGTGGTCCTCCAGGCCTTCGGCAAGTACCGGGATGGTGACTTTGA CGTCACCAGCGGCTACCTCTACGTGACCATCATCTACAACATCTCCGTCAGCTTGGCCCTCTATGCCCTCTTCCTCTTCTACTTTGCCACCCGGGAGCTGCTCAGCCCTTACAGCCCCGTCCTCAAGTTCTTCATGGTCAAGTCTgtcatctttctttccttctggcaAG GCATGCTCCTGGCCATCCTGGAGAAGTGTGGGGCCATCCCCAAGATCCACTCGGCCCGTGTGTCGGTGGGTGAGGGCACCGTGGCTGCTGGCTACCAGGACTTCATCATCTGCGTGGAGATGTTCTTTGCAGCTCTGGCCCTGCGGCATGCCTTCACCTACAAGGTCTATGCCGACAAGAGGCTGGACGCACAAG TGCCGACATACGGCCCTTACGGTAGGTTCCACTGTCAGTCTGTACGTCTGTCCTGCACGCCGGTCCTGGTCCCCGTCACCAGCATGAGTCTCTCCCTGGCTCCTTCTCtgtgtccccgtctcctcccgcaCAAGCACCCCTGGGCACAGAGAGCGCCTGCCAAGAGCTGCCCTCCGTAG